From one Lotus japonicus ecotype B-129 chromosome 3, LjGifu_v1.2 genomic stretch:
- the LOC130743627 gene encoding uncharacterized protein LOC130743627 produces the protein MNFTNAELLKARERKMARFSPKFNTEGDGKKRGGAENQAEGAQVPKRRRLVKGSSASSSNPGAQPTTAAAAKGKKAATTAAIASSKSPTDGTSQLPAAEASAAAATEPVTVTALDSAAAGTATGAAAKSATIGATTTNADQSSTAGISAVAAATCSNAAAGEKGRETEKENPKSPPRQVTPPRPPPTNDERSLSPPPRQEEGPSPDAATTSEAAQIEQAPGNRGGSSSHFNMLPNAIEPSEFLLTGPQPRRHRKRSVEPRH, from the coding sequence atgaatttcaccaacgccgagctTTTGAAAGCCCGTGAGAGGAAAATGGCCCGCTTTTCCCCGAAGTTCAACACTGAAGGCGAcgggaaaaaacggggcggtgctgagaaccaagccgagggcGCTCAGGTCCCCAAGAGGAGGAGATTAGTCAAAGGCTCCTCCGCCAGCTCCTCCAACCCCGGCGCTCAACCCACCACCGCCGCTGCGGCCAAAGGCAAGAAAGCTGCCACCACCGCTGCCATTGCAAGCTCCAAGTCTCCAACTGACGGGACGAGCCAACTCCCTGCCGCCGAAGCTTCCGCCGCCGCGGCCACTGAGCCTGTCACTGTCACAGCCCTCGATTCTGCTGCCGCTGGTACAGCCACCGGCGCCGCCGCCAAATCTGCCACTATAGGCgccacaacaacaaacgctgacCAGTCGTCAACTGCTGGCATAAGCGCCGTAGCTGCCGCTACATGCTCCAATGCTGCCGCCGgggagaaaggaagagaaacagaaaaagaaaacccaaaGTCTCCCCCGCGCCAAGTCACACCTCCTAGACCGCCTCCCACGAACGATGAGCGTTCCTTGTCTCCCCCGCCTCGCCAAGAAGAAGGACCCTCTCCCGATGCCGCCACTACTTCCGAGGCAGCCCagattgagcaagctcctggTAACAGAGGTGGTTCTTCTAGCCACTTCAACATGCTACCCAATGCTATTGAGCCCTCAGAGTTCTTGCTCACTGGCCCTCAACCGcgacgtcatagaaaaagaagtgttGAGCCGAGGCATTAA